The nucleotide window AGACTTGCATGCTGACGTCATGTGTGACATGGGCCTCACTTATATATGATTTTGGGGTATTGGACCCCACCACATGGCCCAATGTGGTTATGCTGACTCGTCTTGTCCATTGGCTCCAGCTGTACCCATATCCATACCAACCTTTCTCTCTTTAAAGCCATATCAAACCCTTCCACCAGCACTGAACCCATTTTCTGCACTCTTTTGTATTCATTCTCACTATCATCGACATGAAATTCATGATGCCAACTAAATGATGAACACACTGTTCTTTTGTAGTAAAAGTAACACTTcattttttacatatttattcttcaatttcCTTTTTATTCTTTAGAATTAGTTAAGCAAATTTGTACCATCCTTTGCAACAGGCCTCCACATCAATGTAGTtagttattataatataattgataGTATTTTAGACATGAATGCTAATAACAATAACAGAAAAAGAATAGAGAAATCCATATTTATATAAGGAGATCGAAAAATCAATAGTGATAGCAGGGAGGAGTAGTACCATTCATACAGGCAATAGAGATAATGAATCCCAAAAGCGGAAATGAAAGCAACCCCGTAATGGCTTTATCGAACACACCCAaatctaagaaataaagaaagttTGTAAATAGCATAATTGCAAGATAAACAAACAGTAAAACCTCAGtatcagaaaagaaaaaaatgtctGCCTGGTCCCCCTAATCCTATAGCCCCGTGTCTTCCATGCCAAGTCATTGTGAACCGAACATGCGtgtaaaataaatacttgtttcaAAAATTAGTGGATACTTCAACGATAATGTCTTCAGTCTTCACACAAagattatattataaattaaagattATATTATAAATTGTTAAGATAGATTGATATGTTTGACTCTACGATCTAATAATTCACAATATTATCTTCGTGTAAAATATCCTCATTGAAGTATCCACTCCAAAAATTAAAGTACAGAAAATGAGAGTTATACCTCTAACAATATTCATAACTTAATATTATTAATGAATTTGAGTTTTTTTCATAATATACTGCAAGATCAGATCAAGAGTTCTACAAATGGGGCCCTTGAAGGCTTACAAAGCAATaacttacaaaataaaattttgtacaGATCCAATGTCATGTGCCTTCAAAAGTCCGCTTTTTATGGTTGAATTTTCTTCAACCGTTGAAGAAGATGGCACATTGGTGTGGCTTCCTACACTACAGCCACAGCCACATAAatttatctctctctctctctcttttcttctgtGTACATTAAGGGTTCACATAATCATAAATGTCATCTTTGAAAGTGCAGAAACAGAGAAAACCTACCCTATATCTTAGCTTCGTAACCAAATTATTACAAATCTGTACATAAAGACTAAAAGTAGATATAAATGTCACCCCCTCTTTCCTGTTATTGCTGTGGCTTGGAAGAACACGTACACTTAGCTTGACAGTCTGAAAGCGTCTGTGCAAATGtacaaaaatagatatactTACATTCCAcgatccaaaaagaaaaaacatagcATGTGCTATTTGGTCCTAAAATTGTGTTAGATTTTGAAGTTATATACATTTTAATTCTAATAAGATGTGCAACCAAATTAAATCTATGTTGAGAATTGAGATAGCTAGGTTGGTACTTGTTAGGTGATTATCATGCATACCTCAACTTGCTTTTGAAGGTCTTTGATGTAATCGACAGCCAAATCCAACATGTCTGCTGTGTTTGTTTGCTGCAAAAGGGAAAAAGATTTAAACAAGGTTCATGCATGCCTCCACCACCCTCCACAATCACATACATAGTTTGTGCCTTGAATCAGAATCTAATTACCTTGTCCATGTTAGGCACCAGATCTTGTAGTTTCCTCATACGCTCACTTATTTTAGTTCTTCTAACCTAAATGCAAGTTCCACAAACATACCCAAACATTATAAATGGTTTGATGCTttccaaaagaagaaaaagtgatCAAGGGAATTTAATTGGTTGGTTGTCTTTTGTCTACTTTAGaatcaagaatcacaaaagtATGATGGAAAAGAAAACATTGGCTAGAAATAATTGTACCCTCTCTGCAATGCTTCTTGGGTGAGTGGCACAGCCTCTCTTGGCACGAATTTTGCACGGAACAGAATCTGAAAATTGCAAGAACTTCTCAATGGCTGCCATTTCAGCTGAAGTATTTGGCAAACTCATTTGATGAGCCAAAGGAGCAGCTTGCTGTCCTCTACTTTCGTTCTGATCAAGATCAATGCAATAAAATCATGTCAATggcattaaatttgaaaacaaaCTAATTCACTACCTTGCTGAGTTACTTGTATATAACCCTACATTAACAAGAAAAAGACTCAATTATTTCTATCTAGAAACAAACCTGAGTCTCAGCTGCATTCAAACCAGAAGAAAATGGCTTCACATCATCATCTCTGAATCTTTTTAGACCAGCAACAATGTCATTCACGGCGACGGAATCATCCCAGGGCGCGAACTCCGTGATGAAATCCTCGCCGTGGGTTTCTCCAAAAGCTTCAGCATCTGGATTGTCTTCTCTGCTATCCCTGTTGCCAATCTCAGCTATTGAAGACATTCTCCCGGAGGCGGAGGAGGAGTAGTTCTGTGGATTCTTCAACCTCCTTGTCCTTGAAGAAGAGAACTTCACTTCTTCCACACTCTTATTTACTGCTCCTAAAGTTCCCATCCCTCGCATATCAACAACATACCCTGCCAAATTAAGCTTGCATAACTTATTTTAACAACCAACCaactaaccctaattttaaTCAAAACCTGAAATCTTAATTAAATACTAGTATGAGTTACTACTAGTTATTAGCCTTTAATTTTGGTTATAAGGCAGGATTCGAACCGGCGCCGACGAGTGAACTAACCACTCACTAGCTCATTCgactttaattttatatatatagaatgtTCTAATAATGATGAAGAAAAATAGTGAAGATAGGTACCATTTTCAATGTGAATTTGGGAAAATAGTCCAGCAGGTGAGCTACTGTGCCTAACAAGATTAGATTGATTCTTCATCTGCGGCAACcgattattgttattattattattagaatacACTCCTTCTACACCACCGGAGGAAGCaagattctgattctgattcgGCAACGGCGGTCTCGACGTGCTTTGATAGTTGAAGCTATTGACGTTgttctgctgctgctgctgctggtgttgaaaaagaagaggttGCGAGGGAGTGATATCGTGTTCTTCTTTGACAGAAGAAGAATCGAGATGGAGTGAATCGTCTTCAGGTGCAGCATCGTCACGGAGACTGTTCATGAACCTGGAGAAGACTCGCTCTGTTTCTGGACTTGACGGACGGTTGAAAATGTGCTCGTAGAATTCGCGGTCAATTATGTCCGTGAAGTATGAACTCGGTGCCGATCGGTACCGTGTCAACCCGTTCGAACTCGGTGCCTGAAGATCTGACTCcatttcttcacttcttcagaAGCACAACTAAcacaacaataaataaataaaatcaagaaaaagaaagagagacagTCTCAGTCTCAGTCTCAGAGAGTGAACTCAACTCAACTCAACTCCACTCCACTCCTTAATAATCTAATCTTATCAGATCAAACTCAGCATCTTAAGAAAAaagtttctcttcttcttatcaGATCTAAAAGTGATAAAAGATAACACgaatatgatatatattatatccCTTTCAACACTGAAAGGGTGGTGCAGGTAAAGTGaataacaattaacaaaacaaataaataaaagaaaatactataccttctaattaaactaaattaagcGTGTATAATGAATTAATGATAACGATTAATACACATGACTGCATATGAACAGAACAAAGGTGGAGGTGGAGATGCTTTTATTTCAGCAATTGAAATGAAAGGAACCAAATatgtcattaattaattaattaataataaataaataaatattcatatAGGTTTTGTTTTATGTGTGTTCGTTGTGGCCAATGGGAAGTAAAACACAGCCACCCATAAATCCGACTCAGATTTTGTGTATTTCGTGGGGGCAATTTTACCAGAATGCCCTCGGAGGAAAGAGGAAAGAACATACATAACGTGAATGTTGGCAAAGGCTAGGTTGGTATATTAGGGAAGGGTACCAGGTGAAATAATGAAATGACTTCAATGCTTGCCTGCACATTGCTTCATCATACTTAGAGAGACATATTGtcagaaattaaattttacactTTGGGCGCAAATTTAATTTGTCCACCCTATCTATAGTAGTACAATTACACTGATTAtgatcttataaaaaaattggcaatattataataaaaaattttaatgtatgCCCAACCAAATGTACAATGAATGCTTAATTGCTTAGCACAAATTCAATATGTATTAATGTATGATGTTTATTCTACAGTGTTTTATACATATGCAAgttacaataaattaaattaaattaaatcagatttttatatttaaataattaaattaatttatttaattcgatttatataaatatacttagaataaatatataattaatttttatttaaaaaatatctgtttaaaattaatatacaatcaaattattattataaattaccCATCATTTGAGAAATCAGATCTCGGGTGGTTCAACAAATAAGATTTAAAAGGTGACGTTTTTAcccttaaaaattaaaactatcaTTATCATACGTGTTTATCTTCTTATTAAATAATAGGGGGATGCTTCCATAAAGACGCagaaaacgtctttttttaaagatattttttaataattaaaatttaagacatataataatttaaattatgttatttttatcaaaattaggtcagagaaattaatttgataaaagaatagtgaattaaattttgaatatatctaaattaatatttatctttaaaaaaagacatttttgaCATCTTTATTTAAGTGGCTCCCTAAATAATATTGGACGATACATGCTCAATTTCTTATCATTGTATTACTTTATACGTCCCTTCTTTTAAtgtaaaatttgatttgaagtaattaattatatgcAACTTTTTACTGGTAACTAGAAAGACAGAATTCACAtgagattatatatattgaaaaagaaaaacggTGTTGAATTAACAATAAAATTGTCCATATACTGATTAAGGCACATAAATTTTTAAGTGTTTAATGTAGACCCCATTATGTTTTCTTTATACAAATAAAACCACACAAAGACAAAGGCTATCCCGCTATATTGGGGCATACAGGGTGCACAGCTGtccttttctttattattttcttcaatTATCATATCATGTAACCTTTTTCTTGCATGTGACAACCCATTCATTTTACATTAGTTATCGCTTTCATACTTAATTACGCAAAACTGCTATTCTTTATTCTGTTCAATACATAACCTGTGCTTTAACCTATTCTTTattctttattctttattttacacTTATAAAAATTATCAAACTTTTAATTTACACaatataaaacttaataaatagaagaagaaacaataaagagtatatatattaaaataattgattttgtaGTTTTGGCATATAAAATAGGTACACCCTTGATTGTCATCATTTTCTGGTAATGTAGAAGGGAAAAGTTATATGAGAAAGTGCAAAAGGCTGATAtgttatttgacttttttttaatatatttttattcagcATTTCTTTATCCATGAATAATAAGCTTTcatgtttttaattatttgtgctacctatataaaaagaaatacaaCGCATCTCATGCACatgtgaaaataaacaaaacatatatttttacttAATAATGAATATTTCGGTTTCTGTTGGTctgataaaatatatatcaattaaTAAATGATCTCTAAAGTAAAGAAAGTGTCTCGAATCAATGTTATGTTGCTCGTGTGTCTCTAACATAGCAGGTATATATAAAGTTGAAATTTAATCCCAACATCAGCACAAAATCATATTGCAACTCatcatgtttttttatttatattaaatcaGGTATGATGAGTTGGCATATTAATAACGAATAAAGATTACTATTCAACTACTTATTTAAAccttaatttaataattaaaccGTTTCTAATTGGATCTGTTAGGGAGACAATGGactactattttaatttttgggtTCACGGATCGAACTCTTGATCTTTCGGATCTAAGgctttaataccatgtcatgataccactcatcccaaaagcttcaGCTGATAagaaaatgtaacactaataattatatctctaatactccataaacctccattgtacacattgtataaatatttcattggctcctcatactttccctttctaattatatatgttaaaaaaatttctagTCTTCTATACAAAATAAGTTAATTACCAGCCAGCAGAAAGATTTCGAGCATCAaagttttattagttaattagtagcagaaattaaataagatCGTCAGcataaataaactatatattatactaataaataataataagactGTGTGCTTCACAAGTTCGATTGGACTCAATAAATTTcaaacattaataaaaattttacctgCTTATAATTAATTGGACTTTCGTTAATAATAATTACGAAGTGCTTCCAACTCAATTGAAGTGGAGTTATATAAATTAATCAACGAACACTACGTTATGATATATGATTATTCAAAGATTGCGAAGTATCATCGCAAATTGTTTTTAATGATAAAGTGGATTTTTGAGATTTACTGTGAGTGTTAAAAAATTGACTCAGAAGTCTTCATTAAAAGGAGTAGGCAATTGAGCGAACGCACGAGTTGTGGCCAACTAAGCAAGGATTATAATATTGTTTGCACTCTATTATTATAGTCTAAGATTGTGATTTACACCATTAATTACtggattatatatgttataccAGATTTGCTTTGATTGAGAGTGAGACATAAGCCCGTTTGGAAGTGTTGAGATAATGTTGTTTACTTAAACGAATGTACCATTGTCATCAGCTTCAGATCAtgtgttattgttaattttctGCTGATATAAGTTGGAATAATAATGAAAACAAAGAGAGAGAaatggtttttattttattttatttttattgcatcATCACGTTATTTTAATGGTttttactactactactactattattattattattattattattattattattattattaacaaaactaTAACTAGTAATAACGAACTAATCCTAACTAGAAGGTATTTGGGGACTGTGAGGAGTAGAACATTAGTAGATTTATTCTCAAATAAGACATGTATattgtttttacttttaaataaacaattaattaattaattttatagatAGAACAACTAATTATATTTATCAACGCATTAGTGCATACACAGTCAAAGATACACGTATTAGTTGTCACTGTTGCTTCACACATATAATAAAAGTATTGAATTATTATATTCGGTTGAAGTAGGGTGTAGATAAGAAGAGTTGTGAGCTTAATTATGATATAATTATTACGTGTGtacacaacaaaaataatagttattcctacagatatatattaaaatataaaatatatattaaaataaattaaataatatataatttattattttatattttaatttttattatgtattataaattataatttaattttatttatttttattctaaatttataACGGacgattttaatttatttttatatctcaAAGAGACTATATAAtaagttttatttaatatttaacattttatgaccataaaatttttatatctctTAAATATTTACTGATTTAAAGATCAGAATATCATTTACAGATACCCacttatcatatttttttttatatctgagttattcttatttcaataaaaaaaagcgTATTACAACAACACAAGAGATGAACTATATCTCAAAAGTTCATCTACACAAAAATAATTGGCGCTGTTTGTAGAGACTAGTAAAATAATTCTTATTACTCCACTCAAATTCATAAAACTTGATTTATGtctaaatttttgaaccaataaCTTCAACAATcttgtttaatattttatttaatacttttttatcatatttaaatttatcgtaactttttataaagtatgtactttatacatttaaattattttacttttacgtATCATAACGTTTTACATGTCATAATCGATTAACGAATTAATGTGAGAAAAAAACTTGGCTTTCAATTGATTCGAAAAGAAATTCGGTTTTCAACTTGATAACAAACTTGTCTTTTAACCAATTCGAAAACAAATTCGGTTTTTAATCGATCTGAAAAGAAAATCGACTTTCAACCAAATTCGAGAACAAATTTTGCTTTTAACCAATCCAAAAACAAATTCAACTTTCaattaatctaaaaaaaaatcgattttcaatcaatccaaacataaaCTCAGCCTATCAATTTTACTTACTTTTTCAAATTCTATATTTATACAAGTaagattatatattttattcatatatatttttgtatttatgttttgtgtaactaatatttactaatttattagttatattatTCAAACTTCAATATATATTCTATACtttgaatattttttctctttttctatttttctctgtGACAATACTAATCAGttcctatttttattattaaagttCATTAattcttctgtttttattttgaaaaaaaaataaaaaagagatctCCTATATTAAGATACAAAGTCATCTATTTACAATAATAACATATAACTATCATgtcaattgaatttttatttcatcatatattatatttgtattgcttaataattttatttatataattaaataaaaataattatgagttcaaaacttaaaattagattCCATCAAAAATCAATTGTTTATCGATTATATACAACTGTTATATTATTCACTTTAtgctattaaattttatgttattagctatatatatgattaataatgcaaaaagttaaataaaaaatatacctcatagctaaacagaatttattatatctttaaatgatttattattttattgctttattaaCAAGTTAATACAAATTCTACGAAACAAAGTTcaaatattaacaaataaaattaaagtattcaTATTTGGCATGTATGGCATTCATATGTCGTCTATCTTTTTCTTTACAATTATCAACTttcaaagtatatttttttattttgaactcttttacttttacaatatatattattcaatatatGTTGCGACTTTATACAtattcattttctcaattcatCTTATTCATGTCATATGACTttcattataaatttaaatattcaatAACTAATTACTTTGTACGAGAAATTTATCAATAAGTTAGTGTGGATCGAAAAATTTTCCAAGACAATTGATCATTATATCCTCGGATCATACAATCGACTTCGTCAATGGATACAATCAAATACTATATGTATGCCATGAAAAATTGTTCACAAACGAAAAAGTATTCCCTGTACAATTATCTTGATCGAATAATTCTTATCACTAAATTATATCATTATTCACTTTAAGGAATATTTTTCTACAATGATCAActttaagatatatttttttactttgaattcttttagttttacatgatatattattcaatatatGCTGCAATTTCATACACGTTCATTAGTATctcaatttatattattcatgtcATATATAAATCTTATTATAAagcaaatatttaataattaattgctTTGAGTGAGAAATTCATCGGTGAATTATTGTGGGtcgaaaaatttttcaaaacaattaaTCATTATATCTTTGGATCATATAATTGATTCCGTCGAcggatatatatttttgaatttttcaattcaCGTACAATCAAATGTTGTATGCATGTCATGAAAAATTGTTCTCAAGCAAAAAAAAGTTTCATCCACACAATTATCTTAATTGAATGACTCTTACCACTcaattatgttttgaataagTGCCGATATAATAACCCGACTAAGCTTGGATCTCATCATATAATTATTCACTTATCTTTTAATCAAGTCataactcattttattttctaaatttaacTTGGATCATATGATCGCCAGACAAAGTTTGGGAGCTACGATTGTCACCTTGTATATAGTTCGGTCTTTATTGTGCATTATAAGTCATAATTCGACTTTATTTGCCTTCATTCTAAGTTTGTAACAGACGATCTTAATAACCATTATTCTGAGTTAATGACCAACGATCATAAcatcaactctattcatcaaGACATCAATTATATGCCTATAAAAACATCTATTTCTATATCTCAAAAGAGACCACATGATAagttttatttcatatttaccATTCTATAATCATAGAATTATCATACCACTTAAATTTATTGATGGCTCAAagtgtcttttgcaggtacACACGCACCGTATTCTTTGACGTCTGAATTATTCTCACTCCAAACGCAAGAGACGAGTCATATCTAAAAAGTTCATCCATAcaaaaacaatatatatttatacatataaaaatatataataattaatttaataattgatgtttagtatatatatacataatagtttttattttttatatttgaagtTTCTGTTTATATTTCTGTAAGCATAGAAATGAAAATTTGAGGGCAGAAAAGTCATATGGTCGGCAAAGAGAATACCTAATTTCTAGGTAGTTGAATTATTTGGCTTAAATTAACTTGCTTTTGGCcgtttcttttcattattattatttttaatactttctCCCctaatataagtatataactcTTGTGACATTAATTTCTTGACCCCATGGCAAATGCTGTCAACGTTTGCATTTACGAACCCAAACCTAGTTATCACTAGAGGTGTTATCAGCAGTTAATCTTGGATCATATGTAGagggtttatttatttatttgtttattgtaATTATAAGTACTCatttaaacaaaaagaaaggtTTTCTTATTCCTATTTTACCTTTGTTTCGAAGCTTTTGTGAGGCGTATTAGGAGAATGAGAGGTAGTTTTGTTGTGCTTTCTGTGTTGCCAATTACGGCACGATTGCTTTGATAATTGATTTAGCTTCAATTTTGGTGGTTCCATCAGTATATATAGTAGTTGATTTCAATACATCTTATCCACTTTTGttatatatcatatattatATGTCACTTACCCGCAAATCAAAGCTTACTATAtatcattttatatttcttgGTGTGAAATGTGAATGCGATAGAGAGTATACACATCCCTTTCTCTGTACATTTTGTGGCAGTATTAATCAAAGTCAACCTTAGCTTCATAATAGTAATTAAGCTGGACAAATGTTATATATTACcgctaataattaaaaagaaaaagtagtgaattaAAGCTAAAAAAGAAATTGTGGTGTAAGTGTGGATGTATTTATATTaggagcaatgctagggggacagcaacttttgtgattgttagccatcaactaactatcaatgataatttgatggtgtgagattggtatgAGATTTTATCAAATGGCTCACCTTTTTCtactggttacatgctggccaaaattcaatagaaTTGCTGGCCCCTAGATTTTCTCTTTATATTAGTGTGTACTTGGAATGGGAATCTTTGAAAGCACGCATTACACATAACACTTGTTACATGTATATAGAAAAGGTTCCTACTTTGTTGGAGAGATGACGCGGATATATATATCAATTGACAAATGGTGCGTTACCTTTTCAtattcaattaaattcaatgatTTCTTTATGGACAAAACACAACTCAGTGGTAGAGTACTAGAGTCCAGATGTTTCAGCCACCACACCCCCaccataattttaatattattttctctttaaacagaaaactcttttttccttttctctcttaATTATTGAATCATTATTCTAAAATGTGAATGTAAAGTAGCTGTACATATATATGTACATGTATGGCTACTTCACAaagatcaaatttttaaaatgaaaaaatatgagtgtaattacttttaaattaaagtagtatgaaaattataaatttaatagttattaaattctcatttttttatttatatatttttttgattgtCTATGGTATCTTCTAATTCGACAAGTTAAAGACTAATTTATTGCAGATTTGAGCTCTATCTAAGAGGTTTGTCGTTAGCCAATGAATTGTTATATGTATAAGGTGAGATCCAAATCCGGACACTTATTTAAGCGAAGAGTTGGCTACTTGACCAATGCAAGTGGTTGATTTATGTATTTAGTGTTACTATTCAGCTAAGTCTTGaagttcttttgttttttttttttttcaacgtGTTTGGTGCTAGTAGAGGGCCTGAAGGCCCAAAAAGAAAGATTACGCCTAAATGAAAAGGgcttttctttttgtatatGATGGGGCCACAGGACCAAAAggttttttatttcaataaagatGGACTTCATCCTCTTCAAGGCCCAAGCCCATTTTAATTGTACAGTTTTCTTCTTTTGACTCATCCATGGTTCCCGAACCATTGTTTGTTGGTGAATAAAGTGGTGGTAGCTGATTTGAGTTTTGATCGCAAGCGAGCGTTCGGCCATGCCCAATAACACAGTTTCAATCACCAGTAAGCTAACCCCTGCTTCCTCtaacttttactttttattcctttttttcttgattggTAGGTTTCAGAGCTCTCGATTGTACTTTTTAATTGAATCTGTGTTAATTTAGCATACTAATTTGGAACGCAGAAGGCCACTTTTTCATGAATCATGAATGCAATGTGAGTTGCGTTTTGGGGAAAGTGTGAAACAATTGATTCTGAAGTGAAGTGGATCTGAATGCTAAATTGCTAACCACGAATAATGACGGATACTTCAGTTTTCATGGGTACCGCAATTTTGGAGCCTCGGAATGATATGGAGTTTGAATCTCATGAGGCTGCATATGCATT belongs to Arachis duranensis cultivar V14167 chromosome 8, aradu.V14167.gnm2.J7QH, whole genome shotgun sequence and includes:
- the LOC107461498 gene encoding transcription factor bHLH122, whose amino-acid sequence is MESDLQAPSSNGLTRYRSAPSSYFTDIIDREFYEHIFNRPSSPETERVFSRFMNSLRDDAAPEDDSLHLDSSSVKEEHDITPSQPLLFQHQQQQQQNNVNSFNYQSTSRPPLPNQNQNLASSGGVEGVYSNNNNNNNRLPQMKNQSNLVRHSSSPAGLFSQIHIENGYVVDMRGMGTLGAVNKSVEEVKFSSSRTRRLKNPQNYSSSASGRMSSIAEIGNRDSREDNPDAEAFGETHGEDFITEFAPWDDSVAVNDIVAGLKRFRDDDVKPFSSGLNAAETQNESRGQQAAPLAHQMSLPNTSAEMAAIEKFLQFSDSVPCKIRAKRGCATHPRSIAERVRRTKISERMRKLQDLVPNMDKQTNTADMLDLAVDYIKDLQKQVETLSDCQAKCTCSSKPQQ